The nucleotide window ggttaagagcactggcagctcttccataagtcttaagttcaattcccagcaaccacatggtggcacacaaccatctctaatgagatctgaagccctcttctggcatgcagatgtATGTGCAGATAAAGTACtgcagatataaaataaataaatgttaaaaaaaataagttccttggggctggagagatggctcagaggttaggagcactgactgctcttccagaggtcctgagttcaattcccagcaaccaaatggtggctcacaaccatctgtaatgagatctggtgccctcttctgacatgcaggcagaatactgtatatataaaataaataaataaatctttaaaaaaaaaaaaaaaaaaaagtgactgcctCCCTCTATACCGTGGTGGGCCTCATCCCATTTGTGCACTGTGGGAGAGGTTTGGGGAGCTGTTGTAGTCGTGAACTCTTATTGCCTGGAGCAGCCTGGAGCAGTCAACTACTGGCTTACTGTCTATCTCAAGCACCTTAAATTGTCAGGACAGTGAGGTGGCTGGGTTGTGAAATGCAGCTGCCTCAAAGAATTCTCTCTGATCACCTGGGAGATACTTCCCCCACGTGGGCAGCCAAGATCAGTGGCCTTTAGGGCCCTCTCAGTGAGGGCTAAGGGAGACAGTGGGGAGCATCCTTACCCACTGACACCTGGTTCTGCATCAGCACTCTTTCCACACCTCTTTGCTACCCCAGGAGGAAAGAGGAGCAAAGACAAGATGGAGCTGAGTTCAAgagtttctttctcctttttctccaacTTGAACAAAACTTTTAGGGTTGAACCTAGCTCTTGAGAGAGGATGTGATGCTAGCAGCCAGAGCAGCCCAGCTCTCTTAAGACCACAAGGAGAGACACTGGTTTCAGTGAAGGCCATAGACCTTAATCTCTAGACTGTTAACGTTGGAGTAAAATCAACCATGGTTTCAGTCATTACAAGGATCcatagagctcactggccagcaagggTAACCTACTTAATGAGTCCCAGGCTAGTGAGAGGCCGTGTCTcaaaaaagaggggttgggagctgcagaaatggctcagtgattaagggcactggctgatcttccagaggtcctgagttcaatttccagctcacaaccatctacaacgggatctgatggcctcttctctCTGATGGCCTCATCTgccatgtaggcatacatgcaaatagagtaCTCATATACATCAATAAACTATTAAAACTATGGGTAAAGCACTTGATGAGCAAGCCAGACCATCAGAAGAGCAGAGTTCATCCACAGCACCAATGCAAGCACATGGTAGGTGTGGTGGCCAGATTGTAACCCCAGAACAAGAAAGCTAGAGACAGGgtcctggagcaagctggctagctaaacTAGCTCAAATGTTgaactctgggttcaagtgaaAGATCCTACCTCAATATATATAGTGGAAAGCAACTGACATCCAACACACGCATAataccatatacacaaacatgcatacacacacatacacacacacacacacacacacacacacacacacacacacacacacacccctctcgaaaagacaagattaaaaaaataaagtagatagaACCTAAGGGATGACACCATAGGGTGTTTTCTGAGCTGCACATGCATCCTCCCACATCTACAcatttgtacatatatgcacatgcacacacgaacacacacacaaagttggaGACCAAAGTCACGCTTTCTACCTCTCAGATTGTCCTGTCTGCAGCTAATAATCTTGACCTCAGAAAAATATCGAactagggttttcttttttttgtttgtttttgttttttgagacagagtctcaatatgtaaccttggctggcctggaactcattatgtagatcacgCTGCCCTCGAACTTTTagaaatctgccttcctctgcttcacAACTGTTGTtattaaaagcatgggccaccacacccgtgttgaaatagttttttgttatttattattacaaGGTTGGCTCTATGTAATTATACTGTAGTAAATGTTTTTGATCAAGgtatgtataaattttaaaggttatTCTTATGGTTTGAATATCAAAGgtcctgtccctctctccccttaCCccaagctcatgtgtttgaatatttggtccctcAGCTAGTGGATCTATTTTGGGAGGCCGCAGAGCAGTTGGCAAACAGGCAATAGGTTGATATAGGTCACAGGGGCACATCTTGGGGGTCACAGCCCACCTGATTTcctgtcctgcctctgcttcccggtCACTCTCTGTGAGAGGCCACTGTCATGACACCCACCACCACAGACCCTCCCACTCTCCAGTCAGCATGCCTTGGGGAATTATATTCACCTGGCATTCACAGGGCCTCATGATCTGCCATGGTGAATTATATTCACCTGGCATCCACAGAGCACTCATGATCTGCCATGGTGAATTACATTCCCTGAACTGTAAGACAGAGTAAATCCTTCTTCCCTGAAGTTGCTTCCGTCAGATGTTTTTggtcacagcaaagagaaaagtaactacgACAGTCATATATCTAATTAGAGGAATCTGGGAAGTGACTTATAAACCCACCCAGTCAACACACATTGGAAGCCAGCACGAAGCCCATTCTGGGTTGGCCAGTGCCAGACACAGGGGCAAGTAGGATACAGTTTTCTTGGTTACTAGTTAATTAGCAGGGGAAACTTGGCAAAGGAACTCCGAGTCATAAAGTAAAGCAGAACCAGACAGATGCCAAGATGGGTCCGCACAGAGCTGGGATAACTCAGAGGCCAGACTCCATTCCAGCTTGACTGGAAAGACTGACAAGCATTCAGCTCTGGTTTCCCAGTTGACGAGAAAGGGGAAACCAGGGCTCTGGAACCAAAATGGCCCAGgccccaccttccctcctcctgGGCTGTACACCCCTCTGATTCCTTCAGCAGCCCCTTCATTCTGGAAtctgcttaaaaaaaattatttctctcagtaaaataaaatcacagaattCTCTCTTCAAAACTTCCTGCCCCTATGGTATTTGAATATTCTGGTGTCAGAAAGGAATGGGGTCATTTTCGTGGAAGACGTTTGTTATATGTAACCTGTCCATACCAGAAGAGCTGGCAAAGATACCACTGGCGAGCTTTGTCCAAATTTAAAGAAAGCAAGCACGTTTCCCTCAAAGAGACCACTGAACCCCTCCCAAAGCACAAGTGAGGAAGAACAGGCTTGCACCACAGGGAAAggtattttgtgggttttgttttaagaaagaacaGGCCAAATCAAGGGAAAGCTTAGGAGGTACCCAGCCAACCCTGTATCCTGGTAAATAAATAGCCTGAGATTTACATCTGGAAGTTGGAAGACTTGAAGTCAGTTATAATTGCACCAAGAAACTGCAAACACATTTAAGAGGTATAAATGCACTCATCTCATTTCCTGGTAACATTAAGGAGACAGGTAAATGGAAGCtattacttcctgctttccagAAGGAATCATTTAGTCATTTACAAATTAAGTTTTAAGTGGCCACCGTACAACAGGTGGAGAGAATATAAACTGTAGAAAGCTACGCAATAAACATTTCTTGGGTACAACTATATTACCTGTAGAATGCCAgtctgtgtagccttgtgggAGGGATATCTTAATTTTCTGCCAGGAAATGACACGTGAGAAGCTCACCCGGTTTCTTGCTTGGAACATGGAGAGAGCAGAGTAGATTCATTTTCTGGAAGATAGAGCCCATACAACAGTTTCAGAAGGGCCTTGGAAATCATTTACATTTCAAGGCTAGCTTAGCAGTACCTCATTTTAACAGTTACATAGtatggctggggaggtggctcagtgggtaaagtacttggcATtgtaagcatgatgacctgagttctgatcccagcacccatgaaaaaGCTAAGGACAGCAGCAGAGGACTGTAGGCCCACAGTTTAGGGGCCACAAAGAACATTCTGGCCTGCCAATCTAGcagaattgatgagctccaggctagtgagagatcctgtctcaaaaaataaagtgaagagggATTGAGCTAGACGCTGGATAACCTGTGGCCTTCATCTGCACACATGTctatacatataacacacacacacacacacacacacacacacacacacacacgcgcgcgcgcgcgcgcgcgcgcgcgcgcgcgagagagagagagagagagagagagagagagagagagactgagacagagagaagggggcagggagagagagggaaagagaaaaagagagagaggaggagaggagagaaaaaatcTATAGCAGAGTTTGAGGATTTACCTCGGTGGTAGGGGACTTGTATAGTAAGCATGGGGCTTaggttccagccccagccccaggggagggggcgggggcggggagaAGGAGAAATCCTAAATTAAAATACACCAGAAGATGAGACTTTTCCTCATTGAAcattctgtttcccctttcccCCATAATAGTCCTTGACTATTTCCCTGTAAGTGTGGCCATGTGCTAGGCGGAAAAAAGAAAGGACCACCATCACAGGCTTGCGTTCAGCAAAGAGGCATGGAGAGCGTAATTGGGCCATGTGTAATTCTCTAAGCCCACAGTCACCATCAGTTTCATTTGCATATCTATCTTGAGGAATTATGGGATACCCAGAGCTATTTCTAGAATGCTATTTGCATAATTGTTCTAATCTTTTATGAATACGGTGACATGTGTGGTCTGACAAaggatttttgaaaaaaaaaattttgttaagTTGCTTTATAGGGTTTGTAAGGATATTAGAATTAAATAGTGGTAGGTATATATTTAATAACCTGTCTCTATTGAAAGGAACACAATTACATAAAGCCATTAGTCTGCTGTCAATGGCTTATTACCCTTGCTATTGTTGTTCACTAAAAGtttaatatttaaagtttatttcttcttcactgccccccaccaccacttaTTAGAAAGATTTAAATTCACTTAAACACCACGGGAAAAATTTCCAGTTGTTTTGTGACTCTCTGACCCCTGATATTTCTTAGTCTGTAGGTATTTGACATGTTTCTGGCTTTGGATGCCAGCTGCCAGAAAACAAACAGATTCACTGGTCTTTGCCATCCTGATGTGCTCACGATCAAATCACCTAGGTTTCTCCACTTCAAATGTGACCCTGGCTCCGCTTGGTTAGCAAGTTCTTCTTCTTGTGGGGAATCAAGACTGCAAGTGGGAAACACGTGCCAGTCTAGCTCTCCATCGCTGGAACATTCTCAGACCACAGTGGGGAGGAAACTCATTTCTGACCTGTGAACCCCGTGAGCCACGTCCTCTCCCTGATTCCTGAACCAGCCAGCCCCTGACAGGACCTGCAGCCCCATGCTTGCTTCTGGTCACATTAAAGGCTAACGTCTCCTGTCCTTGTCGTTGTTAATGTGTGCCTGTTGGCTGTCACCACACATCCATATTAAGTCTGAACACCCCACTTTGGGGTTTCGTCTGTCATCAGTCCCAACATCCAAACCAATTAGAGGTCAGTGTGAGGTTAATCCGGctctcagaaggacaagcacTACCAAATggacatctttatttttaaattttggttttgaaacagggtctcatgctaTGTAGGTCggctcaaactcactacataatAGGaaggccttgaatttctgattttccagtctccagctcctgagtgctgggattatagctgtaTGCCTCCATATCTAGgcaccactattttatttttttatttgtaaatatttgttcatCTTTATTTTAAGAGTATTGctgttttgtctgtatgtttgtttgtgggtcACATGCATGTCTGGGGCCCCTGGAGGCcatgatcctctggaagagtgttctcaacaactgagccatatctccagcaccccatggttattttaaaagataacaaacagctgtgggatgtctttctgtatgctgtgaatatgtgttgctctgattggttgataaatgaagttgcattggcctatggcagggcaggatggagccaggagggaaaatccaagagggacagtgggaggagaaaggagaggaagaagatgctACTAACCGCCATCAGGAGatgcaagatgtaaagtactggtaagtcacaagccacgtggcaaagtatagatttatagaaatgggttaatttaagatgtaagatctagctaggcagaagcctgagccattaggccatatagtttgaaaataatatgagtctctgtgtatttacatgggtctgagcagctgcaggaccggacaggacacaggaaaacttctggctaccacaaaatgaagtttaaaatataaaaaaatgataaTGCATTAGAAAGAAATATTCAGCTTAGTGATCAGGGAAGAGATGATGAAGATGTTTACCAAGATGACTCCAAATAAGAGCCACTTGGGTGTTTTGAATGTGTGTGCTTTAGGAGTCCCCCCAAGATCCTGGCCAGGAGGTCAACTCAACCAGCTTTCCCTGGGCCTTCACTGCCAGGGCCATATGCCAGATATACTCACCTCTCCCCATGGCAGAGGAAGCTCAACTTCCTTTTAGTAAAGTGAGGGAGATTATATCTTCTCTCTCCCTTGATCAGAATTTAAGTCCCACAGTCCCACATGGAACAAATGATCCACAGAGGGCAGCTATAATCTACAGTTCTCCTCTTCTATTAATGGATTTCTCTGCtcttaataaaatgaaagaaaaataatagaggaATATGAACATTTGCCATGCAAAGgactaataatttatttttatattcccataaaaacacagcGAATGATATTGGCTATGCATCTTGTGTCTGAGAAGCAAAATATCTTCTAAAATTTTACACAGGAACAAATACTCATTTATGTGAAGATTCTTGGCCTGAACTATTTGACTCTTTAATTTTGTACTCCAACTTGggatttaaaaaatttatctcAAGTTAGTgtttaagctgggtgtggtagaagCATTCTCGGATTCCATCACTTggggggcagaagcagaggcTCATGATTTCAAGGTAAGGTTCCACTACAGAACGTGTAAAGACAGCTTGGATACATGAGAGTCAGTTCCAAACTCAACCCTCTACCCAACAAAAGTAATTGTTTAAGAAGCCCACCCTTCCATGGCCCTCAGggacagaaggagaagagagtgCTATACTTTGCATTGGATTGGATGGTTTGTCCCACAGTTGCTTCATGGTAGGCACTTGGCCAGCAGTGTTGGGAGTGGAAGCTTTAGGTGGTAGGGCCTATAGGGAAGTAACTGAGCCATCGAGGGTGATGCTCTTGGGGGGGGGAAATTTTAAATTCCCTTGAGAATCTTATTAGTGCTCTCAAAAGAGTTGTGTTGGccagttttatatcaacttgacacagctagacttatctgaaaggagaaaccctcaactgagaaaatgcctctataagattgggcattttcttagtaattgatgggggCGTGCAGCCCATGTGGgtaggtggtcctaggttctttaagaaagcagactgaacaagccacaatgaacaagccagtaagcagcatccctccatggcctccgcatcagctcttgcttccagggtcctgccctgttttgagttcctgtcctgactcccttcaatgatgaacaatgatgttgatttttttttttttaaaacaggttcATCTTTTTATTGGACATGTTAACAAAAGAGGTTTAGTCAAAAAGACCAAAGCCCATGTTGTCATCAGACTCCTCAGattcttccttctttgcttccaCTTCCTTCTCCTCAGCTGGGACAGCAGCAGTAAAGTGGGCAGGACCGCCTGCTGGCACCACTCCAGCTCCTGGAACAGGCCCACCAGCCCCCACAGTACAGACGAAGCTCCCAATGTTGACATTGGCCAGGGCCTTTGCAAACAAGCCAGACCAGAAAGGTTCAACATTGACACCAACTGCATTAATGAGGGCATTGATCTTGTCCTCCGTGACTATCACCTCGTCCTCCTGCAGGATGAGGGTGGAGTAGATGCAGGCGAGATTGGAGATGGAGGCCATGTCATGGACTGGCATGGTGCTAGTCTCCAGATGAAGTGAGGACCTCACCACAACACAGCCTTAGCTTCCTCAGAAGGACTGAGTACCTTGGCGGCAGCTGAGGAAATGCATGATACTGATGTTTAagggaaaataaattctttccttcccaagtctctttcttcatggtgtttcaccatagcaagagtaatcctaactaagactggagggtttttttgtttgtttgtttgtttgtttttgctttttgagacagggtttctctgtgtagccctggctgtcctgtgactagctctgtagaccaggctggcctcaaactcatagagatccacctgcctctgcctcccctgtgctgggattaaaggtgtgcactgacAGGagcttttatatattaaaaacttGGGTCCTCCTAGCTACTCCCCTCCTCAAGCTTCATGTGGCATCCTATGATTGCTCCCTCTCACTATCTACTAAGATGTAAAGCAGCCAGAAAATGCTCCTCAGAGCCTTCAAAACCCAAGGTAAGTATTAttaccttattttgttttttattttctttataaagaacCTAGCCAGGAACTGTGGAGCTTGCTCAGTCATCAAAGTGTCTGAtacacaagcatgaagatctaAGCTTGgatccccagtgtgtgtgtgtgtgtgtgtgtgtgtgtgtgtgtgtgtgtgtgtgtgtgttagaagagATAGGCAGCCCTGTTATGGGataatgttgtggaatattaattttaagatgtgttacattagtttatactgtggaatatttgttgcaaagatgtgttgcattcttttatgtttcatttgtttaactctgtgaagctgtgttgctgtgcctgtctagaacacctgatgatCTTCTAATagggagctgaatggccaatagccaggcaggatttttgaggcagaaataatgctgggaagaagtaggtggagttgccagacagacagggaggaaggaggatggggagtacagagaaaatgtaaacaagacacataaaagaatgtacattaaaaaatgcggggttaatttaagttatatgaactagttaggaacaagacGAAGCTGTTGGTTGAACtttcataataataagtctccatgtggttatttggaatctggctggtgagacagagaaagactgtctacagatccctgaagctcattggctgGAAAGTCTAGCCAAAAAATAagtaggttcagtgagagactctgtctcaaaactaaagataggagctagagagatggcttggtgattaaTAGTAtgtactgctctcccagaggatccaagtttagttcccagcaagCACATCAGGTGGCTAAAAACTCATTTGACTTCAATTGGGGGGTATCTGACACCTGCagtctccatgggtaccaggaCACAAGTGTgtatatccacacacagacatacacatagacacatcattaaatacaaatcttaaaaaataaaggtggAGAGTGATCTTGGAAAAGTACCTGATggtgacctctggtctccatacacacatgcccctgcctacacatgcacacacacatataaacaagtatatacatatacaagaacatgtacacacacagagagagatacacatacagaaaCCTAACAAGggacattttgtcacagtaacggAGAGCAGAATACTATATATAGTGACAAGAAGATTATACTAAGTTGGTTTGCATTGGGacaatgaagaggaggaggggtgaggtgCAAGAGGCTGGGATGGAATGAGGTCACCACTGAAATTGTTGGCATTGAGGAGATACTGGGTGATAGCTCTGTGATGCTTCTTTTCAACATTTCTAAGaggttaaaattttaattttgttattactctgtgtgtgtgtgtgtgtgtgtgtgtgtgtgtgtgtgtgtgtgtcaaagcacacatgtggaggttggaggacaactttgtggtgtctcttttctcttttcccttgtaTGTAGGTctcagggcttgaactcaggccatTCGGCTCGCATAGTGAGAGTGGTGAGCACCCTTATCGGCTGAGCCATCGAACTAACCCCTCCTCTTCAGAATGTCtatgtagccaggcggtggtggtgcaagcctttaatcccagcactcgggggaggggggagtgaggggggaagcagaggcaggtgggtctctgtgagttcaaggccagcctgggctacagagtgagttccaggaaaggcgcaaagctacacagagaaaccctgtctcaaagaacaacaacaacaaaaagtctatGTTTACATtgcccataaaaaaaaaaaaaaaaaaaaaaaaagttttgctggTTGGGTTGTGTGTTTAAAGAACGGGCTAAACACCCTCATGCCAGCATTAATCTTGTCACAGAGAAATGCGATCCAGGAAACTTCTCAACAGCTTCTCGAACCTTAACAAAACACAGTTTTCTCCAAATTGGCCTGAGTTTCGTCAATGGAAatccccctcacacacatacattgctTGTATTTTAATCAAGAAGATGAAAATGTGAATTTAAGCAATTGTGGAAATTTGATTAGCAGTATGACCTAAAGGCCAAATCATTCCTCAGTGATGAGTGTCTCTGGGCCCTTTGCTTTGGCACTGACTCACAAGTGACATGCTGTGGGTTTCTAATACTTTGAATGTATTTCATTTCCTCAGATTTTGCTGAGGTTTAGCGCTTCATAATtacttctgtgtctgtgtgtacatgtatgtgtatacatgttcgcAAGTATGCAGTTTAGTGTGGAGGCCGGGGGCCGACATCTGTCCTCTTCCTCAGTTGTTCTCGACCTTacttattgagacaggatctctcactgtcTAAGCTCACCAAAGTACCAAGGATGGATGATTTGAACCCCAGGACTCCTGTCTTCCCTGCCCTGGCTCTGGGATTATGGGCATTTGCTGTTACGTTCTACTTTCTATGTGATTCAGGCCATTGCACAAGTGCCTGACCAGCTGAGATGTCTCCCCAGTATACAAAGGGTTAACTTTTAcgattattttactttttgagatggaaataaaatgtgtaattaaaaaaaatatcaaacagaCACAAAGTAGCTGTGGCCTAAAGCACAGGTCCTCATCTGTACCTGCTGCCTCTGGGAGATGCATGACAATGTCTAAAGACCCTGCCAGTtgtcagagctggggttacaaggAATCCTAGAACAACCAAGAAATCACTCACAGTGTGGAACACTGTGATCCAGAAAGtaagcagggtgtgtgtgtgtgtgtgtgtctggaccATGGACCTGAGGAACTCATGTGACAGAATGCCTGGGAATACTCATGAGTGGTAGGTAATTCCAGAAAGCAGGCCATGGAAGAGCTGCAGACATGACGGTTTCAGACACTACAAGGAAGTCCCCAGGAGGGCACAAGGGCACGTCCTCAAAATGTGTATGCACTCTGAGCATTTTGTCACCACGAATCACAATTTAATGTTGcaatccccccccctttttttaaatgttcttagtCTTTGGAGACTAATACACATTGTGTGGAAATAATGGTTTATGGACCAGTAGAACAGAAGTCCTGAGACTCAAGGAGAAGGACCAGTTGTTGGCAGATTTCAGGCAATGAGTCACCTGAGTTGTCCCCCTGGAAGGTCTACAATCAAGAGAGATCTGAGCTACAGGAGAGCCACAGACCAACTGGGTGGAACCCTCCTGCCCACCACCTGCCTCTCAAATGAGCTACACACTACCACCACTGAATTCTCCAGTGGAGCCCCTCCCTGTGTGCTTCCTTCTAGAgtgaggaagaaatcagagtcAATTACACCAAGGACCTAAGGAACTTCCAAAGAcattcagctcctgccttctgaTTTAACTAGAAAACTGTCTTGTTGAACACTGTCTTCCACAGACGTGCCgtcctttatttttaatcaatgGCTTTTAACTATAGGTAGAccttaaagagaaaaacatttaaaaagtatctCAACACCAAGGCTTCATCCCAAACAAGACCAAATTAACGGACTGGAGGATGGTAGATGATGGGAAAACTGGGACCAGTACCTCCAAAACGGCTTGTCAGCTGAGCACAGtggtacttgggaggctggggtagGAACATGATggtcacaggccagcctgggacacacagtgagaccctgcctctaatTGAGAGACTCATATATTAATAGTGCCTCTACCTTTGGGAAATGTGTATGCCAAAAACAGCCTGGTGTCTTTGGTGGAGTAGAGAATAAGATTGATTCCCTTAAGGATCCAGGGACAAAGGACTATCGTCCTTAGAATGGCATTAGAAAAGTTAACAGGGAAATCTGTTGCATGGAATGATGATAGCTGTTAGTGTTACATCCCCCACATAGATGTTCAATGTCTTCACAATAAAGAGCATATGAGGTGAGATACATGCTAACTAGTGCAGCTTAGCCATTTTACAATATACATATAACTCAAAATATTATGGCTACCATACACAGTCATATTTTATCTgccaattaacatttttttcaacaTTGGAAGATGTACAGATGTTAAATGAATGCATTGTGGGGGAAAGATAACAGAACTAATGAAATATCAATTCCAAGGATATTATCTGAAATGTGTGACAATGTGAAAATGGAAAGGTCACATAAGGTTGTCAAGGGTCTTATAGTGATGCATGCTAAACATTGCAAGTGTCCtgatgttaaagttaaaaacagcCCCTGCCTTCCATCCCCCAGGAAATGAAGCCAGGAAATAATGAGAACCAGAGAAGAGGATGATTGGACTGTGTTTGGTTTGTACCTCAACTGACTGCCTTCGTAGGGCCTTAACCAGAGCCGTATTGAAAT belongs to Onychomys torridus chromosome 3, mOncTor1.1, whole genome shotgun sequence and includes:
- the LOC118579222 gene encoding 60S acidic ribosomal protein P1-like isoform X2, with translation MASISNLACIYSTLILQEDEVIVTALANVNIGSFVCTVGAGGPVPGAGVVPAGGPAHFTAAVPAEEKEVEAKKEESEESDDNMGFGLFD
- the LOC118579222 gene encoding 60S acidic ribosomal protein P1-like isoform X1 — translated: MASISNLACIYSTLILQEDEVIVTEDKINALINAVGVNVEPFWSGLFAKALANVNIGSFVCTVGAGGPVPGAGVVPAGGPAHFTAAVPAEEKEVEAKKEESEESDDNMGFGLFD